CTTGCCTCTCTAATGCGAGAATTACACATCTCCTGTGCTTTTCGGAAAAGACAACACAAATCTGAAGTCTAGCAGCGAGCGGATCGGGTAAATGGCTCACTTCACAGAATTGTGCATTCAGATGGTCTCATCCCTTTTCCACAAGAGTTCGCTATACGCATTCGGGCGAAGCCTCAAAGTGTTTCTCGTAGGACGCCGTCGTAGAGAGACCGTCTTCTCCAAGAAGAACCCTGTGTCCTTTCGATGTGGATTTACCCAATGCCGGAGGAAATGCGGCTCTGGAAGAGCTGCACGAGTTCCAAATCACAAATGGCGGTCCTGCACACGTCGCTTCTGGAAATCAGTTTCCTCGTATTCTCGCACCTTCCGGGGGTGATGGGTCCAAGCACTGACACTCAGTCGACCGAGGCCATCGATCCCTGTTAGAGATGACGGGCATCTGTGCTGCAAAGGAAATCCGTTTCTCCAGGAAAAACACCATTAAGGCTGCTTAGTCTAGGGGTATGATTCTCGCTTCGGGTGCGAGAGGTCCCGGGTTCGAATCCCGGAGCAGCCCAcggtcttctcttctgcagaacGAGAGAATGTACCCATGCCGCTGTTTTGTCTTATTTTGTTTATGGATCACGGTCAGCAGCTGATACTAGCTTATCTGGACCCTGGAACCTCCACATTCAGGTAAGAGTGTGGCATGTTCTATCCGAGCTTCAGGCTCAAGTCGCAAAATGCGCGTGATGTACTATCTCCTCGAATCAACTAGACATCACCGTTTCCTTATAAAATGTCTGGTTTATTAGCACAACCTTTAACTATTTCCCCTGTTGCAGTGTTTGTTCATACGTCGCAGCGTATCCCCTCTTGTTCACTTCGcgacaaaaaaggagagggcTTGTTCGAAAACGTGAATTCGGAGCTGCGGTGGTAACTCGTATTCGCCACCGCCCCTGCCTGGTGCACACCATCAAAATCGCCGATTCAAATTATCTGTGCTGCTCGTTGAGCACTTTCTGGACTTAGATATATTTTTCGGATGCCTGTGTATTATACTCCCTTATTAacccttttcctctctctgtgttgaAAAAAAGCCCAGTGATTATCTCAAGCTTCTGCTGCGCTGGCAGGTTCCAAGCCCAAGGATCTGCAGCTGTTGTTTCCAAATTcagttctgtctctctgaaagGAAGACGATACATCGGAGGGAATCGATCTTTTTGTGACGTGACCAAGCGCTAGTGCCGACGGCAACCGCCTACAGCAACAGAGCATCACTGTTATATTCGCTCTAGAACACACCACGGTGCGCACCCTGAAATTCTTCGACAAGAGGGccagggagaaagaaacaatcAAAAGTCGTGGCTATAAAATGTGTCTTCGGTCTTTTTTATTCTGTGCATCGCATAAAGCaatttctgtcttctctctaaCTTGTCGAGTTTATCGATATCGAGCACATAAGCCCACATTGGTTAGGGGGGAATCGTGATGTGCCTCAATTTGCATCTCGCTCCACTCGCGGTCCGTAAACGCTATCCTCCACCATTAGTGCACGAAACGCCCTGACACTACATTTCTTGTATAGACCACAATCTCGCTATTATATAAACAGTCTCGCCCTCAGAAGGTCGCGTGTGGTGGCTAAAATAAATAGATTTGCCACAAGAAGGCCACGTTTTGTATGCACGACCCGCGTAAGATACGTGAATCCTTTCTCCCTAAGCCCGGAAGGATGTGCTAGCAACTTACAGCTACGGCATCTCAAAAGTACAGACAGTGTCGAGTAGGACAATGAGCCAAAACAACTTCCCTATCGGAAGTGACAGTCTATCTTTAGATTAAGTGCTCTATCTATTTTAAATAATTTTAAACAGCCCGATTGGTGTTTTTATGAATTACCTGAATCTGCCTGGCGCGTAGCAAAACCCCGATCCTAGGTTTGAATCAGAAGAGCTGAATGCCCGCTATCGGGGCATAGTGATGGAAGATGACGGAAAGCTCTCTTCAGTTATTTCTCAGACACGTGGCGGACCgccctctcttttcttgcaTCCCGAATACAAGAGCACTGGGGCACAGGCTACATGACCTTAGTCACATGACACACCGCGTCCGGTGAATGAGGTACAGCTCTTTCACTCTTTCACGTGTTAAGAGTCAGAGGCGACACTCCTCCTTCTGCTAGCTCCTGAGTTGCTGCGTTATAGGAGAGCAGCAGTGCTCCTTTCTTTGTTGAACAAGTGGCGATATTCCGCGAGCGTATCGAAACGCTACCAGGGGGAGGGCGAAGGTATAAAAAACACACAAGTTCCGACAGACAGTTGCCACGCCCGGCCGCAAGCTTGAATTGAGGTCAACTAGTTTTCGTGGAAAAGAATCCTAACTAGCGGCATGTTCCTCTGTGTATGGACGAGGAGCTTGGCAGAAACATGCAGGCAGTTACCTTGACCACCTTGACCAATTCCGACTGCAAAAACGGGGTGACCCTGCGTTTTCCCCAGCACGGCCCTCGCGCCATCTGGGTGGCTGTATCCCCCTCTGGTAACTGGTATCTGCGCACGGATCTGTGGCGTTCTGGCTCGCTGGCATTTGCCGTCTCGCCGAGTAGTCCGTCGCTGCTGGCAACCAGGGTGAGCTGTGCTTCGGCATTTTGGGGAGTACTGGgagagcaacagagaaaaccggCATTTTTCCTAGTGACCTGGACTGAATCCAGGAACAAATAAGTGAACCGCTACTGCCGCTTGGAAGCCGGTAGGGCATGCGCGGGTTGCAGCGTCTAGCTCTACGCGAGTCTTGGTCAGGTTTGCGTACCTTGCTCTTGGTGTCTAGATAATCCCGAAGAGATGTAAATGAGATACTTTGAGTAGATGTCAGATACAAACCCCCTTGTTTTCTAGCCGCGAGGCAATAGTCCCCCCGTCCCGTCGCAGTCTACGAAGGAGCGTGTCACCGCGTCCGTGTCCCTACAACCACAGTGGCGTGCGCTTGCAGACCGCTCGAGCCGCATCATTGTTTTTCGTGCTCCCGTTGTCGCATTTTTTAACCACTCGTGTATCTGTCACTTCTTCTCTAGCGGAGGGGGACGGCTTGCCCTCGCTCCGCGTTTGTTGTCGACTAGCCGCGTGCTCCACACCTCCTTTCGCAGTGCCGCCCTGATTACGATCTGCAGGTGTTCTTACTTCCGTGTCCTGTTGGAGCTTCGTGCGGACCCGCCGTGTCTGCCCCTGTTACGTGCTGCCTCGTGTCTCTACGGTCGGCTCGTGCACTGTGCCCTCGACCGGTCAAGATGCCACACAGTCTGACGGTGCTCACTGCCGCGATGACTGGCGGGGTAGTGGGAGGCCCTGCGACTGCGGGAGGTGGGGGGTGTTGTGGCTTGTGCCCGTGGTGTCCTTGTTGCCCCGCTGCACCAGTCGCCGCAACGGGAGCGCATGCTGGCATGACTTTAGGTGGAGGAGCAGTTCCTggcgccgcagcagctccTGTCGCCATGGCACCTGGTGCCGCAATGGCCCCTGGTGCCGCAATGGCACCTGGTGCCGCAATGGCTCCTGGTGCAGCCGTTCCAGGTGGATGGGGGGCTGGCACGGCCGCTGGGGGCTACGGAGCTTCCATGGCTCCGGGTGCCGCTGGAGGTGTTGGCTATGGGACAGGAGGCTATTACGGGGCTGCTTCGGGGTCACCCGCGTTAACAGCGCTGATGGCGTGGTTCAGTCGGGCCAACGACGAGGCTGGGAGGCTCATCCAAGAATCCAGGGGAAACCTTCCGCAGGGACatggaggaaaggaagactTCGAGAAAGAGCTCAGTGAAGCCAGCACTTCTGCTTCGTTAGGGAAGTACAATGCCAGAAGACGGAGGGACTCGAACGCGTGTGCGGTGAGAAGGGTGAGGCGGTCTCCGGCTAGCACACCCAGTGCGATTGAGCACTGCACTGGCTCCCTGGACTTCATTTAGCTAGACATGAGGGGAAGACATCATGGGATGTCCCATCAACGGGACACTTTCTCCATGTAGTCCTTCCGTGTTTACGGAGTTACCGTGAGGAAGCGTTTTCTACAAACAAAAAGTGGCGGCTGACACAATGTACAGATTTCGCCTGGCAAACATTTTGCCCGGTGAAACGACCACTCATTTTCTTGCCCGTCGAAGTGCGAAAGAGTACAGTATACGTGGGGAGATCAAATTCTTTCACCTTGAGGCCTTTGCGTGCAAACGTACGTGGTGCTTGTCTGCAGGTTTACGGTTTTGTCAAAACAGGAGCATGTCGCAAGGCCAGATTCTATTAAAATCGTGCAATGGAGCCAGTGGATCGTACTGTCCCTACTTGGTGTTGCCAAACAACACACTGGATGTTTCTGATAACAGCGCAAGCTCCTGTAATGGATCTGCACCCCGTTTCTGTAGCATCAGTGTTAGATCGTTGTCAAAATTCTAGACATGGTGTCGCCATTTGCCCGATATGTATAGAGACCCCGTTCTTGTGTTGTGTCAGGGTTGTCTGTGACCAAAACGAAAGTGACAAGACAAGGAATCGGGTACATGTGAATAAAAACAGTTGTTCACCGACTGttgttgtgtgtgtgtcactTGCTATTACTGCTCTACTTGCCGGAGTCTAAACGTTGCTTGTCAGTTTTTTCTTGACACATACACCACGCCCGACTGCGCTGCGTTGGTCTCTTTGTGTATAGCAATCTGGTCGGTGTATATGCGTAGCCAACATGTGCATTTTAGCTCTAAGGCAATGGAAGGCTTGACTGATCATCAAAGACGTCGCCTGGAATAAGGGGATTGTCTTGGTGGTCTCTGATCCGATCAGTAGTGGAACAGACCAAGCGGGTGCCTGTATTGTTAATTTATACGGGTGCACAGATACAGCAAGTCCTGGTATCGATTCTGCGCGTTGTGAAAAGGGACCGAACGGGCGCCAGGTATTTGAAACGTGTGGACTTACACGGTTACTGAGTGTATCCTCTTGCATTAGCTGTCGAAAGGTTGATGCTCACCCAGTAGCTGACCCGATTACTAGCATCTCACCCTGTTGATTTACCCCAGTGGTCTGACAAACAAAGGAGAAACCCGGACTCATGGAAACACTGCGACACCAGAATTCCTCAGTGTGAAACTAGTCGACTTAGGGTTCGGCCATTCATAtagaagaaaaggggaatACCATTCGTGGCACCTCCCGCCCTACCTCTGAACGCGGGAGCATGTGCAGTAAGCGGCCATCTGTGCTGATTCACCGAGGTTGAAATTGGGTTTGCTGACTTTGTGGTGGGAGCTTGTCTTAAGCCCAAAAGATAGTGTTGGTAACGCAAAATATATTTTCTGCCGCTGACACCACCTTACGACGAAAGTCGTACACTTAGGTCTAAAGATATCCGAGCATCCACTACCGCAGTCTCGTTGGTTTTTGCAGTCTGTGCTCGTTTCTGAAGTGACGCAACATACGACGGGCTTTATTTTCGGAATTGCCGTCGGTCGGTAGGGGCCTCTATTTGAGTGCCAAGTCTCACAAGACTAACTTAAACGGGAACTTAATTCACAGATGCTAGTGACGTATGTCTGAAATTCGTTTTGCGAGCAGTTCCGTCGATCCCCGAactgaaaaaagacagaggcgTTTTTACCCATGAAAAAGCTGCTGGTTGCGTGTGCAGTCGCGACTACCTCGGAACATTCACCGCGGTAAAAATTCATATTTTGATCGGCGTTCACTCATCTCAACGCGTCACGGTGATCTGCTACGAATCACTGACAGGCAACGGTCGAAGCACGTGCAGCAGAAATTCGGACACGCGACGCCTACTTCATCCGCTCTTTAATACGGTGTCGTTGCTTCCATGTTTCACACATGAAGACCAGGGTTGTTGAAAGATGGAAATGTGGCGCGATGCACGACGTAGCAGTAAAACAAATTGTCTTCCCCTTTCAAGTGTTGCTGCGTATATCAGAAACGGTAGCCCAGTGTATCTAGAGCTTTTGCGTAAGTGCCGAGAATCAGTTGGTTCCATCCGCACGACGAGAGGAATTTCGACATGGACATGTGCTGCTCGTATACCACAGAATGCGGCACAAAGCTCCAGTTCGCCCCTGCAACGGACCGGAAGTAAAACCCCGCTCTGTCTCGTGTGAGCCTCAAAGAGTCAAAACAGGAGTAGGCAGCTACCGAGCCGGCCAGAACACCcagaaaagcgaaacgcgCCGACATCCTTGAAATCAGGAACGAGTGAGAGAAACCAGGTTTAGCGTCTCCCAACTCAGCAACAAATCCGCTGAAGCTGAAGAACACGTGGGCAAGGTGGCACTACCCTCCCACTGCGTAGAAATTTGTGTACTCTTTTCAATCGCTGAGAGCAGACGAATGGCGACACAGGGTCACGAGTGATCAACGAATGACGACACAACTCGCGGGAATCTCGAGATGCAGCGCACCACCTGGGAACAGAGCGTAGGCAGAAAACAAGGTTAAATGGGCTCTGTCTCTGGCAACGTGGGGAACGCTTGagcaaaaaacacaaagacCTATCCGTCGCGTGGCGTGCGCGGGCGCACtggagggagaaagcgaaggtaGACCAAAAATGACCCCGGGTTTCACTTCAGGCATGCGTTGCGGTGAGAAACAGGCCTGGAGGGTTGAAGCTTCCAGGACAGAATACAGACGTTCTTACCCTTTACAACAACAGGGTTtgagcgagaagacaacaTGCGGATGCAAGTTCGAAAGTGATGACTGCGTGAGGTGCGATTCAAAACGTTTTCTGGGTCCTTAGATTCCCTGTGGTCCGTCTGAACCTCGAGGATCACTGGAACAGAAGCTCGGGATGTTCGGACAAAGAAAACTGCGCTCAAAACGAttccagagagaagccgagatgCAACGGCATCAACTCCAAGATGTAAGCGACAAAATCGGGGCAGAACACACCATCCGCCAAACTCTAGGAACACTTGTGAACCCACCAGTATCGTAGCCAGCGGACAGAAAGGTGACCACACATACTTCGACATCGTCTTCCACTCTTtcctttgcgtttttcctcgaaaACCAGGTAGGCTTGCCACCGACACCTACTCTCTCGCAGTTTGCCTGTTTCTTGGCAaaaatatgcatgcatgcacagtcgCGAAAGGAGTCTCTCTAGCCGCCTGGACTGCGCGAATCCCGTCCCTCACTCGTATGAGTGTCAGCAACAAACGGAAGAGCTGCAGATTTTGCCACaggtctttctgtttctcttttcccaTGTACATACTCAAATGGCAATCCAAAGGAAGCAAGTTCATGTGATGACAAGGCATCCGTGGAGAAACGGCGGCCCAACCAGAAACCTCGCTACCCCGGGCGACGCCTTACCATTGAACGGAAGTATATCGAGACCGTCACACTTTTGAGAGCCATTCTTTTTATCGCGTCACACTCGACTCGATGCTGTTGGTTGTGGTTGGTCTCTAAAACGTAATAGTGCCGAGTTGATTGATATATCCCAAAGAAAACGATGAAAAGGAAAGCCTGAAGGAGGCTCGTATTGCAGGAGCACCGCCCCCCAGTTGTGTCTTGCgtgttgtctctcctccaactTGAACTGGACGGGACGAAATGAGGAAATTTCCACCCATTTTCTCTCATTTGATGAGAACGCTACGGTCGTAAACCGACAGATGAAGATCTCCAGGCATTCAAATGTCGATTTTGACTCATTTGGGTCGAAAAAAAAATAGTTAAAACGATTGCGTGCTGACCACGTGCGGGGCTGTCAAGTGTTTCTCCGGGCGCTTAACAGACGTTCAGCGAGTCGCACACCAGAACATACGGGATTGTTTTCAGTTTCTTTTCCATTTTTCTCTTATTTTTTAGCGACCTGACTGTTCTTGCTGGATTTCGCTGGTATTCCCCTTTCAtttccgcgtttcctcggGCGCCACTGGACGCTGTGTCGGTGTGGCGCGGGCGTTTTGAGTTTATGGCACAATTCCTTCATCCAAGTGAATTATCTTTGGCCCCCTGCCTGATTTCCCTtttgtccttttctttcgcacCTCTTCAGAGCCTCGTCTCGATGGTTCCCTTTTCCTTCCGCGTTTTCCCCGTTTTTGTCACCGTCGGTGTTACTCTCGCGCGGGTTTCCTGCCGTCTCTTCACTTCGTCGTTGCTCGTTTTTCCACCcactcctttctcgtctggcTTTTCGCTGAACGTTGAGGGCAAATGAGTGGGCGTTGATCACTTTCTTGCTTTGCAAACATGGGAGGAACGGGCATTCTGGCTATTGCCTCGTGCACGCTTCTAGGAGTCGCCATCGTGGGGGCTGCGTTCGTGGCCATGCGAGCAGCGTATCGAGAttggaagaaagaaacttCTGAAAGAGAACGGGTGTCCGAGTGAAAGTCGAAGCAGTTCCACTCTTtgtctttcgctgcttctctcgacttcttctctcgattccAGCCACCCGAGCCGTTCAAACCGTCTCACGATGAGGGAAAAGGACCCCCGATACAGGACGGAGAGCACCAAGGGAATGAGACTGGACGCGAACATTGGAACAAGGCGTTCACTGGATTTTCCGTGAATTCTTTTCAAGACGGGGGATGCCGAAATGGCACTCCCGACAAGCCTCTCGGCGTCTGTGCAGTGGACTGCACGCACACCACAAAGGCGCAAACGCGTGCGACGAAGTTGTTTCTGTTGCGtctttttgcttcttttcaACAACGCCTTTGGCACTGGTTTTTGCGTCACCAGAGTGGCGAATCCGCAAACATGCTTTATCGGTTCCATCCCTGAAGTCACTTCTTCACACGGTGATCACGTCCACggagtctcttctccactcgtTTCTGAGTCCtttgttcctttcctctgcatccCGTCTTCGTCAGCTCGTCGGTCTCTGGACCCGCGCTGCGAAGGTTGTCTTCCAactcctttgtttcttcctgccTTCGCTGTCCCCTCTCCGCCTGGCGCTGCTCGACTGGATGCGGCCAGGCAAGCGCTCATCAACCTCaacacagaggcgagaggggTGTGTTTGCTCTCGTCGCCTGTCCAGCGGTCTGCGGAAGTCAGACACCATACTGCTTTTGCCTCACCATCGACTCCTACTCTCCACGGCTGTCGGGCAAGTTCGCGGATGTCTTCgtgggcgcatgcaggcaaaACATGTCTCTCGGATCCGTCAAACAGGGGAAGCTTctccagaagaaaaaccTCTTCGTGTCTCGGCTCTGTAGGGTCGCAGGGATCGCCGTCCTCCCCGGCGGATTGGGACAAGACACTGTTCACAACTCACGTCAGACCAACGGCTACGACTCGTGGAACTCGACTGGGAACTCGTTCTCACGCGATCTCCACTAGCGCCGTCGCATCCTCAAATGCGGCGttcgcgtcctctcctgTGCCTCGTAGGTATCTGAGAAAGGtgccgtctgcatgcaaacacaaCCGAAACCTGTGCTGACCGGAGACGGCCGGCGGCCTCCCCCACAGTGGTATGAGGTGTTGCCTGGGCTCTCggtttcctcccttctttgGGGCGACTGCTTGAATGATCAAAGGACAGGAatgaaagagaagaatgcaGAAACGTTACGCACATCGCGACGGGTGAACCGTGACATGCATCTGTGAACAAAACATTAGGCATGAAGGCGCAAATGTAAAACCGAGTCTTTGTGCCACACACAAACCGTCTTCCTACGTGAACCTGCCCCTGCTTAAATCGCTTCATGACGAGCTTTCTTCGTGTCGATCTCAAGGCCTATCGATCTATCGATccttgtctgtgtctctacGTCATCTACGTCTTCTACCACAACACAAagcatctctctctatcttaTCTATACCTGTCAATCTCTCTGTATGCATATCGACATATGCGTGTCGATATTTATGTGCAtctgca
This Toxoplasma gondii ME49 chromosome VIII, whole genome shotgun sequence DNA region includes the following protein-coding sequences:
- a CDS encoding hypothetical protein (encoded by transcript TGME49_270170~Signal peptide predicted by SignalP 2.0 HMM (probability 0.957) with cleavage site probability 0.481 at residue 18), giving the protein MPHSLTVLTAAMTGGVVGGPATAGGGGCCGLCPWCPCCPAAPVAATGAHAGMTLGGGAVPGAAAAPVAMAPGAAMAPGAAMAPGAAMAPGAAVPGGWGAGTAAGGYGASMAPGAAGGVGYGTGGYYGAASGSPALTALMAWFSRANDEAGRLIQESRGNLPQGHGGKEDFEKELSEASTSASLGKYNARRRRDSNACAVRRVRRSPASTPSAIEHCTGSLDFI
- a CDS encoding hypothetical protein (encoded by transcript TGME49_270160~Signal peptide predicted by SignalP 2.0 HMM (probability 0.995) with cleavage site probability 0.682 at residue 42~Predicted trans-membrane domain (TMHMM2.0):28-51) — encoded protein: MALPTSLSASVQWTARTPQRRKRVRRSCFCCVFLLLFNNAFGTGFCVTRVANPQTCFIGSIPEVTSSHGDHVHGVSSPLVSESFVPFLCIPSSSARRSLDPRCEGCLPTPLFLPAFAVPSPPGAARLDAARQALINLNTEARGVCLLSSPVQRSAEVRHHTAFASPSTPTLHGCRASSRMSSWAHAGKTCLSDPSNRGSFSRRKTSSCLGSVGSQGSPSSPADWDKTLFTTHVRPTATTRGTRLGTRSHAISTSAVASSNAAFASSPVPHEKEDENPLRETPQESACGEFNVNGEGRGEAVGREGRRRSLLEMRCDGAPYVGLVTQILPPPLSAGRQLWPLAVVDIGCMRSGTLELRPHWDIRVGDLVPVKVASVDLVCHRLVLQLDSSAKERFFQKFRGPNTWLKGELTGSTSEASRVAAIGEGARAHWGRNSGVPCDVRS